In Zingiber officinale cultivar Zhangliang chromosome 1A, Zo_v1.1, whole genome shotgun sequence, a genomic segment contains:
- the LOC122000268 gene encoding 7-deoxyloganetin glucosyltransferase-like yields the protein MRSSTKVHLVCMAIPAQGHLNSMLNFAKVLHSKGFFITFVNTEFVHHRFLKNHESLASLDGLPDFRFASIPDGISPSNDSDEHKQDIPNLVQAIKNNFSAPFLKLLSAMNDPNSGVPPVNCVISDSFASFTLDATTKLGIPNVFYCACSVCGFMDVYYCKELMERGIIPLKSEDDLTNGYLDTVIDCIPGMIEVRMRDLTSFIRTTNRDDILLNHIIDETHASHRATAMIFNSFSELESPLLNACSSMLPPVFDIGPMCLLSQCIPNDSSITSFGRLNLWKEDLGCVEWLDEKEPGSVLYVNFGSMANLTSEQLLEFAWGLANSGCAFLWAIRPNLVVGGTALLPQEISEMAKGRSFITSWCPQQKVLSHAAVGGFLTHCGWNSTTESICAGVPMICWPFFADQQINCRYICSVWGIGMEINEDVKREEVARLIEDLIRGQKGKDMKKKAMEWKEKAFEAAKPGGGSWINLERIIKEIITKE from the exons ATGAGGTCCTCAACCAAAGTTCATCTCGTGTGCATGGCAATCCCCGCTCAGGGCCACCTCAACTCCATGCTCAACTTCGCCAAAGTCCTCCACTCCAAGGGCTTCTTCATCACCTTTGTCAACACCGAGTTCGTCCACCATCGCTTCCTCAAGAATCATGAATCACTCGCCTCCCTCGATGGCCTCCCTGACTTCCGCTTCGCCAGCATCCCCGACGGGATCTCACCCTCCAACGACAGCGACGAACACAAACAAGACATTCCTAATCTCGTTCAAGCAATCAAAAACAACTTCTCTGCTCCTTTCCTCAAGCTTTTATCTGCAATGAACGATCCGAACTCTGGTGTGCCGCCCGTTAATTGCGTGATCTCAGACTCCTTCGccagctttacccttgatgccaCCACCAAATTGGGGATCCCTAATGTATTTTACTGCGCATGTAGCGTGTGTGGCTTCATGGACGTCTACTACTGCAAGGAGTTGATGGAGAGGGGAATCATCCCATTGAAAA GTGAAGATGATCTTACAAATGGCTACTTGGACACCGTCATTGATTGTATTCCAGGAATGATAGAGGTCCGTATGAGAGACTTGACAAGTTTCATACGAACCACCAACCGAGATGACATATTGCTCAACCATATCATTGATGAGACTCATGCATCTCACCGAGCCACAGCAATGATCTTCAACTCGTTCTCTGAATTAGAATCACCACTGCTTAATGCATGCTCATCGATGCTACCTCCGGTGTTCGACATCGGCCCTATGTGCCTGCTATCTCAGTGCATTCCCAATGATTCATCAATCACATCGTTCGGTAGATTAAACCTGTGGAAAGAGGACTTGGGTTGCGTGGAATGGTTAGACGAGAAGGAACCGGGTTCTGTGTTATATGTCAACTTTGGTAGCATGGCAAACTTGACGAGTGAACAGCTGTTGGAGTTCGCATGGGGTCTGGCCAACAGTGGATGCGCGTTCCTTTGGGCTATTAGACCTAACCTTGTTGTAGGCGGCACGGCGTTGTTGCCACAAGAGATCTCGGAGATGGCCAAAGGAAGGAGCTTCATTACAAGCTGGTGCCCGCAACAGAAAGTGTTGTCTCATGCTGCAGTTGGAGGTTTCTTGACACACTGCGGATGGAATTCTACAACGGAGAGCATATGCGCGGGGGTTCCCATGATCTGTTGGCCATTCTTTGCGGATCAGCAAATAAATTGCAGGTACATATGCTCAGTTTGGGGCATTGGGATGGAGATTAATGAAGATGTTAAGAGGGAAGAGGTGGCGAGATTAATCGAGGACCTGATAAGAGGGCAGAAGGGGAAGGACATGAAGAAGAAGGCAATGGAGTGGAAAGAGAAAGCATTTGAGGCAGCCAAACCTGGTGGAGGATCTTGGATAAATTTGGAGAGGATTATCAAGGAGATAATTACAAAAGAGTAA